Part of the Xenopus tropicalis strain Nigerian chromosome 3, UCB_Xtro_10.0, whole genome shotgun sequence genome, AACCAGCATTCAGACTGTGCAACATTTTGGGCAACCACCTTGGGGGAAGACAGCCCAACAAATTATTCACCTAAACACCAGATTATTATTAATTTAGAAAAGTATATATGTGTCATTTTGTAGGATTCCCTTGATGGGGCTATTAGCATAACAGTAGGGGCATTAGTCTTTGCTTTGGCCATTTGATGGGAGGTCATGTAGATCAAAAGGTCGTAGGTGTGAAGAGCAATGGCAGCTCACTTCTATATAAAGTCAGGGGAATGCTCTGTTTGTTCAGTCTGGGAGAGAGCCTCTGAGAGAGTTACATCTCCCCGCAAGAGAGAGAACAGCAGCACAAGGATGGCATTTCTGACAGCAGTCCTGTGCTTTGGTTTTGCCTGCATGGTGCAAGGGGTGCCCTCCTGGCTAGAGAGCAGAATTCCTCTCTTAGGATCCAGTGTGGCATCAAAGCACCCGAGTCTACTGGATGGAAACAGACATCATAGAGATTTGAAATACCCTTTTTATATGATGCAGCTGTACCAGAACCTTGTCATGGCAAACGATACAGGGCTTGCCCGTGGGCACAACACTGCCACTAAGGAATACGACACTGTTCTGAGTCTCTTTGCAAAAAGTGAGTATATTATCTGTATAGTTTTGCCTAAGATGAAGGGAATGAATTAGAATGTATTGCTAATATGCATAATGATAAACAGACAGATAACAAATATAGATTTATAGCTGGTCATTGTATTTACACTGTTGTTGTTTGTGTTACTCCTTTCCCCCCTTAAATTGTTGgataacaatattttttacatgtattttgtaATTAACCTTCTAATTAAACAAAATCAGTGGCCAAAGCAGAACTGTTACAAATCCTAGTCCTTACTTTTATATTCCCCTCTCTCCAATATGGGATAGCCATTGCTAATACAATATTTGCCAGCGTAGAGTCCCTATTAGTATTGATATTGCCCTGCAGTTTATTTCACATACCGCTGCTTGCCTCTGCTGTCTAATGTTGGCCTCTTGATCTTTCTCCTCTGATAAAGATGGATGGCTGCTTAGCAGACCATTCCCTGCTGACAGTGAGTGTTAAAATGCTCATTTTCCCACTGAGGTTTGTGTATTGGGCTTCAGCTTTCTGTAAAAATAGCACCCACCAACCTCAAGCCAATACACATAGACAGTGTTTTGACATTTGGCCAAACGTTTCTGTTTAGTCTATCTGTATCTGAACGGCACTTCAATCCACATTGCTGAGAGTTAACAGAGGGCTCATGTTGTCTTTGTGCTTGTGTCTTCCTCAGGGTGCACGGAAAGTGAGAAACGTTGGACGCTGTCCTTTGACATGTCAGCTGTCTCCAAGAGCAGTGAGCTGAAGTTGGCAGAACTAAGGATTCAGCTTCCACACATTGAAATGTCACACAATGTGACCGTGGATGTGTACCACACTAGAGATGGGGAAGAGAATCTCTATCTGGGATCATTTGAGGCAAACCCTTTCTCTACCAAAGGCTCACCATGGAAAGTCTTTAACGTAACTAGGATTCTGCAGCATTATTTCAAGGAAGGGCAGGATATTAAAAGTGAATACCTAAGAACAAAGGACAGGGCAGAGAGAGGCTCGGGTATGAGCAGTGCAGAGTTCCTAGATTCCCCGGGAGATTCCCCACAGTATAATCCCCATCATACCCCTCTGCGTAGATATCTTTCTACAGAGGgagtcatgcttgtgttgtttacCAAAGTCAAGCCCTCTGTCAACCACATTGGCTTTCCCAGCCTCATCAAGACAGCGGAGTCATCCAAATATGTTGACATGGAGAAAGCTAGCAGGATGCCTGGTATTAGGAGACACAGGCGGAACAAGAATGAGAAGCATCACTTATCCATGGGAAGCATCCCATCCAGACATGTTGATAATGGGAAACCTCTCTGTCGAAGAGTGGACATGATTGTGAACTTTGAAGACATCGGATGGGGCAACTGGATTGTCTATCCAAAAAAGTACAACGCTTACAGGTGCGAGGGAGCGTGTCCAATTCCACTCAACGAGACCTTCAAACCAACAAACCACGCCTACATGAAAGTAAGTAATCCAGTTTAAACTCAACTCTTTCAACTAAAtgaaacatttctgaaaatcttcTAATAAAAGAGAAATTTTAGGCTCAAACCATCCTTTGTCCAAAATGTGTTCAACTGACCTCCCATCCCTTAACTTGTAACCAAATTACACATAAATTAACAAATGACCTTAATAGCCAGAGGATTAGTTCACACCACAGCGGGCCACAGACTTTATATGACCATTTTAGAGGATTAGTGGGCCCCATACTGCTTGTGTTGaagacaaaatgttattttctatgACGTTCCTACAAACCCTGCACTAGAATTGCTTCTTTCTATCTacatttctacatatatatatatatacacaactaaTTCACTGACAGCAACttatgattttcttttcttcttttgctcCGCAGAGTGTGGTCAAGTTGTACCAGCCCGAAAAAGTGGAGTGTCCATTGTGCGTCCCGATAAAGATGAGCCCTCTCTCAATGTTGTATTATGAGGGCGACGAGGTTGTTTTAAGGCACCACCAAGAGATGATTGTAGAGGAGTGTGGGTGCAGTTAAATATGTTTCCTAGCCTACACAGTAACTGTTGTCATTTATATCCATCCCTTCTGTATGAAAAGTGTGTAAATATCATGTAGATATGTAAATAGTGGagatgtatattttgtatttattaatggtaGTAATAAGCAATTATTTGTGTCAAATTAAAGATATGCGGGTttaaacatttgtattatttttgctattttgatAAGTTATGCTTTGGTTCTGTTGCAATAAACTATAAAACTTATTTACTGATTTCTAAATtctactttttattgttttttattataaaatgatcAGTCTGGGGCAGTaaagaatgattcccttttaacaAATTCTAAGAGCACCAAATACCTTCATCTATAGAACATAATAAAGTGTGCTTTATTTTGGGTATATCATATGTCACAGAGATTCTGTATTGTATGGGCAATATAAATGAATACTCTGCAAACGTACTGAATTATATTGGGTATTAGGAGTATTTCTTGAAGCTATATGCTATAAAACTAGGACAATGAGCAGAAAAGGCCTCAAACATTTGGGACACAGTTGACCATAGAGGGGCCTCAGACAACCCTAGAATCTCCTGTTGGCCATCCTTGGGCTACATATAGGCACATTACTTCCATGCATATGAAACTGTCTTGTAGACAGTTAAGCCTCAAACATTAGAAATTGGAGATTAGTACTTGATACAGCACCCACTTCACTTTATTTTGTTAGGGAAATGTATTTGAAAGTCACGTAACAGCTGATTGCGGCATTGAATGTGTGTCAGATGAAGATTAAGGCAAGAAACTTCTAGTTTCCACTTTGGCTTTATTCTTAGGTTAATAAGCTACACATGCAGGTAAATGCTtccaactttttatttattattatttattttacacctTGATGTGTACACAAAAGCTCCCAAGACCACAAACAGATATGGTGGCAATGGTGCTTTAATCATTTTCTGTCTAATAAGAAAAATATGGCAGTGTCCCATATATGAACCATTTTTGCATGCTGCCTTCATTGAGTGTAGAATTGTGTAAATACAAGTCTGTCTGTTTTCTGCAGCGCTATATTCAAGAGGGCCAGgtggggggaggcatgtaggctttTGCATCCCTTATTAATCTCTGGgattaaactcaggaccccagtgctacaagtgctacccactgagccactacTGCATTTCTTCCATAGAAGAAGTAAATGGCCCCCAGCTTTACTAGCTGCTGATGGTATCAGTAGTCATGCCAGTGCAAAACGTATCTGCCTCAAACTAGTAACTGCCCATAAAGTGGTTCTGAATAATCTTGGCAACACTTACCAAATAGCCAGGGACACTGTTACAGTTGTAGCCCCTGCTATATGGCACAACTTTAGATGCACCATgccctataataaaaaaaaaaatcacatggcaTATGGCTTAAGGGTACCATTACTTGCCTGCCAGGCTAAAACGAGTAGGGTAAAAGGCTTTGGACTGAGTAGAGACTGGCAATctctgggttctggcaaataccctTATGGGCTGCTGTAcaatgccatagacactcactatttattgggcctgtgggagaCTTTTTGGGCCAGGCCCTATTGAATCTCAGTTTGGACCAGTTGCATTGGCCTATGCCTGGGTAAATATACTGACTGCCAAAACTCTTACACTGCATGCTTATTTGCCTTCAGACTGGGTACCTATTCATTACTTTACCAGCCTTCATCATTTAGCATCagatataactgatgacatcactaagtgccATTTATAAGTACATAATTTACAGGGTACTCGTGGatcttgtatattatattgtacaatataaaagcacaaggccaaaggccagctgcttttatacaggtcatggaacccaaggtgtggcttctaatatcctcatattttacaaccccctgttgtaaacattataatacacaagttttagtgagtcatgtgacagaaaagaCATCACCAAGTACCAATTAgaaccgatgacatcactaagctctgtttataaggatCTAATTTataagatattcatggctcttgtgtgttaTAATGATATTATTGAATGAATGTGCTTGGCTTTTGTGTAATGTAACTGGTTTACAAGAGATGCATGCTAAAGGTTTGAATTCCAAACCagtaaaactgaaataaaatttCAAAAACTTTTTGATTTACTACTGAAATGTTGGCAAGATCATTTAAAGCACTGTGCAGAAGCTATAGAGTTATTTAAAGAAGTCCTTTCCTGAAAGCTTTTATTGCTGGGGTCAGCTCTTGCCACTATGAGTTCTGTGGGCTTGGGGCTCTGCGAGACATCATTAGAAAGTACAATGTGGATTGACTTTTTCTTGAACCATTAAGAAAAACAAAGAGAAGGCCACAAGcctcagcagccaaaacactCGTCTGACTAGTCCCAATCCACATCAGTCAGCCCAGCTTGCCCACACACACTCTCTCGCTCTGACTGACAGGCACTAATTACTGGACAATCAGGAGTATCGCACTAGCACCTAGCAAGCTGTGGGGTTTTTATGGTGTAGCTCTAATGCTTATGTCCTCTTTGTATTCACAGCTCTGGGGACCACAAGCTATTAGGGAAAATCTAAAGCTAATGATACCCATAGAAGGCTTGCTGTGCCCGGTAAAACAGATTTTATTAGCATTTCCATCTCCCTGTTCTTAAAAAAAGCTTCAATATTAGGCTATTTTTGGCTTGTCTCGTAGTATAGTGCATAGTATACCTAAGTAAATTCCAAAATAAATGTCTCATATTTTCTTGAATATGGCACCCACTAAACTGCACATTAGGAGCAGTTCTTTTTGCACCCTCTGCCTGTATATATCTGGAGAGTGGCCCCATTACCCAACATCACATAGCCACTCTGCAACTGCTCAATGctcattaaagggatggttcaccttttattattattattattattattattattaataacatttatttataaagcgctaacatattcaGCAGAGCTGTACAATCACCTTtaagcttttagtatgttatagaatgacctattctaagcaacctttcaagtggtcttcattttttatttgttatagttcttgaattatttgccttcttcttccaaacctttgcaatttttaaatgggggtcactg contains:
- the nodal1 gene encoding nodal homolog precursor (The RefSeq protein has 2 substitutions compared to this genomic sequence), yielding MAFLTAVLCFGFACMVQGVPSWLESRIPLLGSSVASKHPSLLDGNRHHRDMKYPFYMMQLYQNLVMANDTGLARGHNTATKEYDTVLSLFAKRCMESEKRWTLSFDMSAVSKSSELKLAELRIQLPHIEMSHNVTVDVYHTRDGEENLYLGSFEANPFSTKGSPWKVFNVTRILQHYFKEGQDIKSEYLRTKDRAERGSGMSSAEFLDSPGDSPQYNPHHTPLRRYLSTEGVMLVLFTKVKPSVNHIGFPSLIKTAESSKYVDMEKASRMPGIRRHRRNKNEKHHLSMGSIPSRHVDNGKPLCRRVDMIVNFEDIGWGNWIVYPKKYNAYRCEGACPIPLNETFKPTNHAYMKSVVKLYQPEKVECPLCVPIKMSPLSMLYYEGDEVVLRHHQEMIVEECGCS